From Chloroflexota bacterium, one genomic window encodes:
- a CDS encoding MFS transporter translates to METKSQGRMAGTSIYAIALTSFILFLSTQVGVPVLPHLSAQLGADQAAMAATLSAALMTLVLFQFFSGALADRYGRRTVLVGGAALGGLSSLCCAVVGSWQGLLALRILGGVADAIALPALLGLTAEISAGRHGTFFGVLRSSQGLSFIVAPAIGGWLSLYGLRMPFVIDAILSFLACLVLYASVRAGPVASVTGRWQQLGELFRQRRVYAFALFGAVDNFAFPILASFLPTKAQSLGFAPWQISLILVGEATAFTAGSLLVGRCSDRWGRRPFVILAQLLVMLSCVGLALSNSLVAMVGWYTLFGLGASATFLLSSVMMADITPPESAATALGAFDAAIDLVIFAGPATALTLYHVMGRIEPLFIVAALPALAALPVAWRTRETLCLDAVGIS, encoded by the coding sequence ATGGAGACCAAATCCCAAGGGCGTATGGCAGGGACCTCGATCTATGCCATTGCTCTCACCAGTTTCATACTGTTTCTGAGCACTCAGGTTGGAGTGCCCGTATTGCCCCATCTCTCCGCCCAACTGGGAGCAGACCAGGCGGCGATGGCCGCTACCCTATCGGCAGCGCTGATGACGTTGGTGCTCTTCCAGTTCTTCAGCGGGGCGCTGGCCGACCGCTATGGCCGCCGCACTGTTCTCGTGGGTGGGGCAGCGCTGGGTGGGCTATCCTCACTCTGCTGTGCGGTTGTCGGTTCGTGGCAGGGACTGCTGGCACTGCGCATCCTCGGCGGCGTAGCCGATGCCATTGCTTTGCCTGCCCTCCTGGGACTGACCGCCGAGATCTCGGCGGGGCGACACGGCACTTTCTTCGGTGTGCTGCGCTCCAGCCAGGGGCTTTCGTTCATTGTGGCTCCGGCTATCGGCGGTTGGCTATCGCTCTACGGGCTACGCATGCCGTTCGTGATAGATGCCATACTCTCCTTCTTGGCCTGTCTCGTACTTTATGCGAGTGTCCGTGCTGGGCCCGTGGCCAGTGTGACTGGGCGATGGCAACAACTAGGAGAACTTTTCCGCCAGCGACGGGTTTATGCTTTCGCCCTGTTCGGGGCGGTGGACAACTTCGCTTTCCCTATCCTGGCCTCCTTCTTGCCCACCAAAGCCCAATCCTTGGGCTTCGCGCCGTGGCAGATCAGCCTGATCCTGGTCGGAGAGGCAACGGCCTTCACCGCTGGCTCACTGCTGGTGGGTCGCTGTTCTGACCGCTGGGGAAGACGGCCCTTTGTCATTCTGGCACAGTTGCTGGTAATGTTATCCTGCGTCGGATTGGCTCTGTCAAATAGCCTGGTCGCGATGGTGGGCTGGTACACGCTATTTGGTCTGGGCGCTAGCGCCACTTTTCTGCTGAGTTCGGTGATGATGGCCGACATCACCCCACCGGAGAGCGCGGCAACGGCATTAGGAGCCTTCGACGCGGCCATTGACTTGGTGATCTTCGCCGGACCTGCGACGGCGCTGACGTTGTATCACGTAATGGGACGCATAGAGCCGCTTTTCATCGTGGCCGCCCTGCCCGCGCTGGCGGCATTGCCCGTAGCCTGGCGGACGCGAGAGACTCTTTGTCTGGACGCCGTTGGCATTTCGTGA
- a CDS encoding polymer-forming cytoskeletal protein: MFGREKPAALAASGKIENVLGPNSTFNGRLKAKGNVRVDGFFEGAIETDGNVIIGETAKVLADISAHGVQVWGAVKGNIDAVGRLEIMSTGRVWGDIKVTSLLIDEGGLFRGKSVMEGEEAEPFMPEGSAGEKPESETAAS; the protein is encoded by the coding sequence GTGTTTGGAAGAGAGAAACCTGCGGCCTTAGCCGCAAGCGGGAAAATAGAGAACGTCCTGGGCCCCAACAGCACTTTCAATGGCCGATTGAAAGCCAAGGGCAACGTCCGTGTGGACGGTTTCTTTGAAGGAGCCATTGAGACGGACGGCAACGTCATTATTGGAGAGACGGCTAAGGTGCTGGCCGATATCAGCGCGCACGGCGTTCAGGTGTGGGGTGCCGTCAAGGGCAACATTGATGCTGTGGGGCGATTGGAGATTATGTCCACTGGTCGCGTGTGGGGCGATATCAAAGTTACCTCGCTCCTCATTGACGAGGGCGGGCTCTTCCGCGGCAAGAGCGTGATGGAAGGAGAAGAAGCCGAACCATTTATGCCCGAGGGCTCTGCAGGCGAGAAACCAGAAAGCGAGACGGCCGCCAGTTAA
- a CDS encoding PspA/IM30 family protein, producing MSSLLERVGTLISANLNYLVSRALRANSMAVVDEYIRKVEDNLEALEDAAATVGGEAKTLKRKHEELQAQAKDLDGNIDLFLRQGKDDLAAAAQYRLNTIQRLADTYKAQWQSTEAEYQKLLDAKLKLEAKLTEAKQERSELQAMLDLAKSKELTHKVVEGVGGVTVSEAGIQEIRDEIQRRLDKATAQGEIDAKRLDNQMAEALEKDTIDRQLAERKTRLGLK from the coding sequence ATGTCATCACTACTGGAAAGGGTCGGAACCTTGATTTCCGCCAATCTGAACTATCTGGTCAGCCGGGCGCTGCGCGCCAACAGCATGGCCGTGGTGGATGAATACATCCGCAAGGTCGAGGACAACCTCGAAGCCTTGGAGGATGCCGCAGCCACGGTAGGCGGCGAGGCCAAGACGCTCAAGCGGAAGCACGAGGAACTCCAGGCTCAGGCTAAGGATCTGGATGGAAACATTGACCTCTTCCTGCGACAGGGCAAGGATGACCTGGCCGCAGCAGCCCAGTATCGCCTGAACACCATCCAGAGATTGGCCGACACCTACAAGGCGCAGTGGCAGAGCACCGAGGCCGAATACCAGAAACTCCTCGATGCCAAACTCAAACTGGAGGCCAAACTCACCGAAGCCAAGCAAGAGCGATCCGAATTGCAGGCTATGCTCGACTTGGCCAAGTCCAAAGAACTCACCCACAAGGTCGTGGAGGGCGTGGGCGGTGTTACCGTGAGCGAGGCTGGCATCCAGGAAATTCGGGATGAGATCCAGCGCCGGTTGGACAAGGCCACCGCGCAGGGCGAAATTGACGCCAAGCGACTGGACAACCAGATGGCCGAGGCTTTGGAGAAAGACACTATCGATCGCCAGTTGGCCGAGCGCAAGACACGCCTGGGCCTCAAGTAA
- a CDS encoding winged helix-turn-helix domain-containing protein yields MTSIHPIPSVTRKDDIAYIMSCVQEGHCCSIVGVSNIGKSALLRSLCRPDVQATYLGQSAGEFIFTYVDLNFMLGTSEQGFYELVLRDLTRALEGAGADASLVERIRDAHAQVVNPSSEFVVPLRFNESLLALGEGLGRQVVFLFDEFDAVFQQLDARIFLNLRALKDRYARTLSYVTATAYPLPQLRAGRETDEFCELFSHHTRYLAPLSEGDARLYLADRARPTDPKLKEQDIAFIIRTAGGHPGLLDATYQATIAAKEEARHIRGTDEIHYEAVREKLHGDINVRTECAKLWSDLSEDEQLSLLALVMGTGEATPQAKAALREKHILINENQTLSPLFTAFVERQGLARRDRPRGVRLDVEAGDVYVDGELVPPLTELEFRLMLLLYGNMDKICDKYSIVEAVWGESYIDQVDDARIEKLIGRLRQKIEPDPLNPKYLITIRGRGYKLVSR; encoded by the coding sequence ATGACCTCCATCCATCCCATCCCATCCGTAACCCGCAAGGATGACATTGCCTACATTATGTCTTGTGTGCAAGAGGGTCATTGCTGTTCGATCGTGGGAGTGAGCAACATCGGGAAGTCGGCGCTCTTACGCAGCCTGTGCCGCCCCGATGTGCAAGCCACCTACCTGGGCCAATCTGCAGGAGAGTTCATTTTCACCTATGTGGACCTCAACTTTATGTTGGGCACGAGCGAGCAGGGGTTCTACGAACTTGTGTTGCGCGACCTCACTCGAGCACTTGAGGGTGCCGGCGCCGACGCATCGCTCGTAGAACGCATCCGCGATGCCCATGCCCAGGTGGTCAATCCCAGCAGCGAATTCGTGGTGCCCCTGCGATTCAACGAGAGCCTCCTCGCATTGGGCGAAGGATTGGGCCGGCAAGTGGTGTTCCTCTTCGACGAGTTCGATGCCGTTTTCCAGCAGTTAGATGCCCGCATCTTCCTGAACCTCCGCGCCCTGAAGGATCGCTACGCCCGGACCCTTTCCTATGTAACAGCGACAGCGTACCCGCTCCCCCAATTGCGTGCTGGACGGGAGACCGATGAGTTCTGCGAACTCTTCTCTCACCACACCCGTTATCTGGCTCCGCTTAGTGAGGGCGACGCTCGCCTGTACTTAGCCGATCGGGCTCGTCCGACCGACCCAAAACTCAAAGAACAGGACATCGCGTTCATCATCCGCACGGCAGGTGGTCACCCTGGGCTATTGGATGCAACCTATCAGGCCACCATCGCAGCCAAAGAGGAGGCGCGCCATATCCGTGGCACGGATGAGATCCACTACGAGGCCGTGCGAGAAAAACTGCACGGTGACATCAATGTCCGCACCGAGTGCGCCAAATTGTGGAGCGACCTCAGCGAGGACGAGCAATTATCCCTCTTGGCGCTGGTTATGGGGACCGGCGAGGCCACTCCCCAAGCAAAAGCCGCACTGCGGGAAAAGCATATCCTGATAAATGAAAACCAGACGCTTTCCCCGCTCTTCACTGCTTTTGTGGAGCGGCAAGGACTGGCCCGCCGCGATAGGCCTCGCGGGGTGCGCTTGGACGTGGAGGCCGGCGATGTGTATGTGGACGGCGAATTGGTGCCCCCGCTCACTGAATTGGAGTTCCGGCTGATGCTCCTGCTCTACGGCAACATGGACAAAATCTGTGACAAATACAGCATCGTGGAGGCGGTGTGGGGCGAGAGTTACATTGACCAAGTGGACGACGCCCGCATCGAGAAACTGATCGGCCGACTGCGTCAGAAGATCGAGCCCGACCCGCTCAACCCCAAGTACCTGATCACGATACGCGGGCGAGGTTACAAACTGGTCAGCCGATGA
- a CDS encoding tetratricopeptide repeat protein, whose amino-acid sequence MRENLNLVADVLTLLGAFTLGYIVGRAWSPIAGFLRSIGTSPGRLARGARIASARLRQAFSLPPAGEEPDRSTFKGFIAGTLSDILTFRLRRADEHFRQGMAAFDRGEYEAARELLTSAMDWDWNQELKPLHVQAHLRLGWLAEADHAFRSAKAHYEKAVRLEPDNLQATVSLATVLFQLGETAPAIFHFQRALELDPNNLETHYYLYAIYRRLKMEREAIEQLRILKAGENAETLSELFSRHGDDHFQLDRLDEAISDYQLAMQFSPHDCSLYTRLGDAYYQQDQPRMALETWLRGIWLGFSYALEERLLTVCADLGESWTVIQVLRDAAGRHPNDGRYNLTLSKLFEIEGVQDEVLAQAQEAVRRSPDLLEAHERLGAIYEAAKDYQAAQDTYRTALASARSQETVYRCAGCGFISRQDQDHCFQCGRWYGFQATTRGEAGAKALVPRQLMDQTSQSIQRVWGDVRSHIKRLTSGV is encoded by the coding sequence ATGCGAGAGAATCTGAATCTTGTGGCCGATGTGCTCACCCTATTGGGGGCCTTCACCCTCGGCTACATCGTGGGAAGAGCCTGGAGCCCCATTGCCGGTTTCCTGCGCAGCATCGGGACCTCACCAGGACGCCTGGCCCGCGGGGCACGGATCGCCAGCGCCCGTCTGCGCCAGGCCTTCAGCCTGCCGCCGGCTGGCGAGGAACCCGATCGCAGCACGTTCAAAGGCTTTATCGCCGGCACCCTTTCGGATATCCTCACCTTCCGCCTGCGCCGGGCGGATGAGCATTTTCGCCAGGGCATGGCAGCCTTCGATCGCGGCGAGTACGAGGCAGCGCGCGAGCTTCTGACCTCCGCCATGGATTGGGATTGGAACCAAGAACTGAAGCCTTTGCATGTACAAGCCCATCTGCGCCTGGGTTGGCTTGCCGAAGCCGACCACGCCTTCCGCTCCGCCAAAGCGCATTACGAGAAGGCAGTGCGCCTGGAACCAGACAACCTGCAGGCCACGGTAAGCCTGGCTACCGTCCTTTTCCAACTCGGAGAGACAGCCCCAGCCATCTTCCATTTTCAGCGCGCCTTGGAACTCGACCCCAACAACCTGGAAACACACTATTATCTCTACGCCATCTACCGCCGTCTCAAGATGGAGCGCGAGGCCATTGAGCAACTGCGCATCCTCAAGGCCGGGGAAAACGCGGAGACGCTGTCAGAACTTTTCTCCCGTCATGGCGATGACCACTTTCAACTCGACCGCCTCGACGAGGCTATTAGCGACTATCAACTGGCCATGCAGTTCTCCCCCCACGACTGCTCTCTCTACACACGCCTGGGTGACGCCTATTACCAGCAGGACCAACCCCGCATGGCGCTCGAGACTTGGTTGAGGGGCATCTGGTTGGGCTTTTCGTATGCCCTGGAGGAGCGGCTCTTAACGGTCTGCGCTGACCTGGGCGAATCGTGGACCGTCATCCAGGTCCTGCGTGACGCCGCAGGCCGCCACCCGAATGATGGCCGCTACAATCTGACCCTCAGCAAACTGTTCGAGATAGAGGGAGTGCAGGACGAAGTGTTAGCCCAAGCACAGGAGGCCGTGCGCCGCAGCCCTGACCTGCTGGAAGCGCATGAGCGCTTAGGCGCAATCTACGAGGCTGCCAAAGATTACCAGGCGGCACAGGACACCTATCGCACGGCACTGGCCTCTGCCCGTTCCCAAGAGACGGTTTACCGCTGTGCCGGGTGTGGCTTCATCTCCCGACAAGACCAGGATCACTGCTTCCAATGCGGGCGTTGGTATGGCTTCCAGGCTACCACCCGCGGTGAGGCGGGAGCCAAGGCACTTGTCCCTCGCCAACTGATGGACCAGACGAGTCAATCTATCCAGCGGGTGTGGGGCGATGTCCGGTCGCACATCAAGCGCCTGACCAGTGGTGTTTGA
- a CDS encoding M23 family metallopeptidase, with translation MLLTLFLSLGVGGAFLAARYYELAHDLRKFQRQAEMERAREKELRLTILTQQEEVRSLSWQVEDFRTELAGVERLSEEIRSILGLPELSVAPLPVPSPTPADVSIPDIRSNRLSEVSDPTAVGGRTALALSNRSMAAAIESSEELIGIQVALPSRLQELQALRDEVLRRMEAVDPAMRHDHATLEHQLRLLAAAPHPWPVSSRKISSGFGYRRLDGKLEFHKGIDIPVNYGTEVHATKDGIVTFSGWRGTFGWVVEIEHEMGFTTIYAHNSYNLVEKGDRVKAGDVIALSGKSGRATGPHVHYEIHLDGQPVDPMKYLKLFDTQPLYTVE, from the coding sequence GTGCTGCTAACGTTGTTTTTGTCGCTCGGCGTTGGCGGGGCTTTTCTTGCTGCCCGCTATTACGAGTTGGCGCACGACTTGCGGAAATTCCAGCGACAGGCAGAGATGGAGCGCGCCCGGGAGAAAGAGCTGCGCCTCACCATCTTGACCCAGCAGGAAGAGGTGCGTAGCCTATCGTGGCAAGTGGAAGATTTCCGCACCGAGTTGGCAGGAGTGGAAAGGCTGAGCGAAGAAATACGCTCTATTTTGGGCTTGCCAGAACTGTCTGTGGCACCGCTGCCTGTCCCCTCACCCACTCCAGCGGATGTGTCCATCCCGGATATTCGCTCCAACCGTCTTTCGGAGGTATCTGATCCCACTGCCGTAGGTGGTCGGACGGCTCTCGCTTTGTCGAACCGCAGCATGGCCGCCGCAATAGAGAGCAGCGAGGAACTCATTGGCATACAAGTTGCCCTTCCGTCCCGGCTACAGGAACTGCAAGCGCTGCGTGACGAAGTACTCCGGCGCATGGAAGCGGTGGACCCAGCGATGCGCCACGATCACGCCACGCTGGAGCACCAATTGCGCCTCTTGGCTGCAGCGCCGCATCCGTGGCCGGTCTCCAGCCGCAAGATCAGTTCCGGTTTCGGCTATCGGCGTTTAGACGGAAAACTGGAATTCCACAAAGGCATTGATATACCAGTGAATTATGGCACTGAGGTCCACGCCACCAAAGACGGGATCGTGACCTTCTCCGGATGGCGGGGCACCTTTGGCTGGGTCGTGGAAATCGAACACGAGATGGGCTTCACCACGATCTACGCCCACAATAGTTATAACCTGGTGGAGAAAGGGGACCGGGTCAAAGCCGGGGATGTGATCGCTTTATCTGGCAAATCCGGTCGGGCTACCGGCCCCCACGTGCATTATGAGATCCATTTGGACGGACAACCCGTGGACCCAATGAAATACCTGAAACTGTTCGATACACAACCCCTATACACCGTGGAGTAG
- the recJ gene encoding single-stranded-DNA-specific exonuclease RecJ, with product MKQTHRWRFLPPAPESHFGRFPDLSPLIVQLLYNRGIVEPDDVQSFVAGRLPDDNPFRLPDMSQAVTCLRQAIRTGSPIAVYGDYDADGVAATALLVQTLDALGANVQPYIPHREREGYGLNDAAIRELADRGVGVLVTVDCGVRSVREVALANRLGMKVIITDHHAVGPELPPAVAVVDPKRTGVRYPFSQLAGVGLAFKLAQALLRAHSQVPLPGARRKISEEDLLDLVAMGTIADLAPLVGENRTLVRRGLERLNASQRPGLKALLAAASLVPGQVDAWTVGYVLAPRINAAGRMEDAVAAYRLLTTEDPEEAATLAATLTEVNRQRQEVQQMLIERATEEVLALPESERIFILAGREYRAGVAGLVAGRLTEQFYRPTLVLEQGDELSKGSARSIPEFHITHALDRCADLLLRHGGHSAAAGFTLESRHLPEFAARMKDLAAEALADVDLQPTLDIDAQIPLTNLNWDTLRLIDQMEPFGSGNPRPLFLSEGVTVREAKVVGESHLKLILTDGRVVWDAIAFRQSERAAELAPRVDVVYEARGGEWNNEQRIELVVRDMRAAQ from the coding sequence ATGAAGCAGACCCATCGCTGGCGGTTCTTGCCGCCCGCACCAGAATCTCATTTCGGTCGCTTTCCTGACCTGTCACCTCTCATCGTCCAACTCCTTTACAACCGGGGGATAGTAGAGCCAGACGATGTGCAGTCTTTCGTCGCCGGAAGGCTTCCAGACGATAATCCCTTCCGCCTGCCTGATATGAGCCAGGCCGTCACCTGCCTGCGCCAAGCCATCCGCACCGGCTCACCGATTGCTGTCTACGGCGACTACGATGCCGATGGCGTGGCGGCAACAGCCCTCCTGGTCCAGACCCTCGATGCACTGGGGGCCAACGTCCAGCCCTACATCCCCCATCGCGAACGCGAGGGCTACGGCCTGAACGACGCAGCGATACGCGAATTGGCTGACCGCGGCGTCGGAGTGCTGGTTACCGTGGATTGCGGCGTGCGCTCGGTGCGTGAGGTGGCTTTGGCAAACCGTCTGGGAATGAAAGTCATCATCACGGATCATCACGCTGTGGGCCCTGAACTGCCGCCTGCGGTGGCCGTGGTGGACCCCAAACGGACCGGTGTGCGCTACCCCTTCTCCCAACTGGCGGGGGTAGGATTGGCCTTCAAACTCGCCCAGGCCCTCCTGCGCGCCCATTCTCAGGTGCCTTTGCCGGGCGCAAGGCGGAAGATATCCGAGGAGGATTTGCTGGACCTGGTGGCTATGGGCACCATCGCCGACTTGGCCCCACTGGTAGGGGAGAACCGCACTCTGGTGCGCCGTGGGTTGGAACGCCTGAACGCCTCACAGCGCCCCGGCCTCAAGGCGCTTCTCGCAGCAGCGTCGCTGGTGCCAGGTCAGGTGGATGCCTGGACCGTGGGCTATGTTCTGGCCCCGCGCATCAATGCCGCCGGGCGGATGGAGGATGCGGTGGCCGCCTACCGGCTGCTCACCACCGAAGATCCAGAAGAAGCGGCCACGCTGGCGGCAACCTTAACCGAAGTGAACCGCCAACGCCAAGAAGTGCAGCAGATGCTCATCGAGCGGGCGACGGAGGAAGTGTTGGCCTTGCCAGAGAGCGAGCGCATCTTCATCCTGGCGGGACGGGAGTACAGAGCGGGCGTGGCGGGATTGGTAGCCGGGCGTCTTACGGAACAATTCTATCGCCCCACCTTGGTCCTCGAACAGGGCGACGAACTCAGCAAGGGCTCGGCGCGCAGCATCCCCGAGTTCCATATCACTCACGCCTTGGATCGCTGCGCCGACTTGCTCCTGCGACACGGCGGGCATTCGGCTGCTGCCGGCTTCACGCTGGAGAGCCGTCATCTGCCAGAATTCGCCGCCAGGATGAAAGATCTCGCCGCCGAGGCGCTGGCCGATGTGGATTTGCAACCGACATTGGATATTGATGCCCAGATACCCCTCACCAACCTGAATTGGGATACCCTGCGCCTGATTGACCAGATGGAGCCCTTTGGCAGTGGCAATCCGCGACCGCTTTTCCTGAGCGAGGGGGTTACCGTGCGCGAAGCGAAAGTGGTCGGCGAGTCGCACCTCAAACTCATCCTCACCGACGGACGGGTGGTGTGGGATGCGATAGCCTTTCGCCAGAGCGAACGGGCCGCGGAACTCGCGCCGCGGGTAGATGTGGTTTACGAGGCGCGGGGCGGCGAGTGGAACAACGAGCAGCGCATCGAACTTGTAGTGAGAGATATGCGGGCCGCTCAGTAG
- a CDS encoding substrate-binding domain-containing protein, which translates to MNRTRIIFLLVLLVALGVVAVGLYLRRAGGVEPLIQGPQTLEIRVVCALPVEPFVTEAANRFNAEGHKLEGNLIRVTVIPMDGLTAMSRWERGEMEPFPTVWIPDSRYLVELVNATFKEQRGRDVFLTGGEYRTRPIAISLFAWGIYASRADVLRAKFGDINWSVIHDAATAKGGWPELGGKPEWGYFKLVVPNPNKNVGGLVAMVAAAGEYYKKTSINVADITNPQFQKWLKELMDAVTDFSSLSAYSVENLALFGYSMGDGGQLLESDLLVNMAGIQTRWADPLVIIYPEYITWFDFPYTIWMGEETTALEKNAALEFERYLLQPDIQKLAVQRGLRPANPDVPVTGENSLFERWSSQGVMTVVPRTTAMRSPDREVLLALLRWFDLNVTER; encoded by the coding sequence ATGAATAGAACGCGGATTATTTTCTTACTGGTGCTGTTAGTCGCACTTGGCGTTGTCGCCGTGGGGCTATACCTACGCCGTGCGGGCGGAGTAGAGCCTTTGATCCAGGGCCCTCAGACATTGGAGATCCGAGTGGTATGTGCTCTGCCTGTGGAGCCCTTTGTCACGGAAGCAGCCAACCGCTTCAACGCCGAAGGACACAAACTGGAGGGCAATCTCATCCGCGTGACCGTGATCCCCATGGACGGTCTGACCGCTATGAGCCGGTGGGAACGCGGGGAGATGGAGCCATTCCCCACAGTGTGGATCCCCGATAGCCGCTACTTGGTGGAGTTGGTCAATGCCACGTTCAAGGAGCAGCGCGGCCGGGATGTTTTCCTAACGGGCGGCGAGTACCGTACTCGCCCGATAGCCATCTCCCTCTTTGCCTGGGGAATTTACGCCAGTCGTGCGGATGTGCTCCGTGCCAAGTTCGGCGATATCAACTGGAGCGTCATTCACGACGCGGCCACTGCCAAAGGCGGGTGGCCAGAGTTGGGCGGGAAACCAGAATGGGGCTATTTCAAACTGGTGGTGCCAAATCCCAATAAGAACGTCGGCGGCTTGGTGGCCATGGTGGCAGCGGCGGGAGAATACTATAAGAAAACCAGCATCAACGTGGCGGACATCACCAACCCCCAATTCCAAAAGTGGCTCAAGGAACTGATGGACGCCGTCACGGACTTCAGCAGCCTGAGCGCCTATTCGGTAGAAAACCTGGCTCTCTTTGGCTACTCGATGGGCGACGGTGGGCAACTGCTGGAGAGCGATCTCTTGGTCAATATGGCTGGTATTCAGACCCGCTGGGCCGATCCGCTGGTCATCATCTATCCCGAGTACATCACTTGGTTCGATTTCCCTTACACCATCTGGATGGGTGAAGAGACCACCGCGCTGGAGAAGAATGCGGCGCTGGAGTTCGAGCGCTATTTGCTCCAGCCAGACATCCAGAAATTAGCCGTGCAACGTGGCCTGCGCCCGGCCAACCCCGATGTGCCGGTGACTGGTGAGAACAGCCTCTTCGAGCGCTGGAGCAGTCAAGGGGTCATGACGGTAGTCCCACGCACCACAGCGATGCGTTCTCCCGACCGCGAAGTCTTGCTGGCGCTCTTGCGCTGGTTTGACCTCAATGTGACCGAGCGTTGA
- a CDS encoding VWA domain-containing protein: MNPRRTQRSECGCLAASLVGFVSLLALMVAAGFLLYNRITPSSGNEVTLRVGYTPEKAALFETLVTDFERTRPRTPDGKPIRIQATRLDPDTMLSQALRGELDVVSPDSSIWLSQLDDAWYAQGNELPLVGETVRYAVSPVVIAMWEDVARSLGYPDKALGWGDILARAQSDPQFRWSHPSTSSASGLLATLAQFYAGAEKTRGLSEEDVTAPATLNYVGALERTVRYYGEGEWAIIEQVLSRGREYLDAFVAQEQLVIYFNQRSRDKLVAIYPIEGTMWEDHPLALLEKPGVTIGQRQAFRVLSSFLLSHDVQMRILSFGYRPTDLTIALDDPSSPITAANGVDPTQPQTTLQVPSPAVVQVVRDAWYYTKRKTNVYLVADVSGSMEGEKLAQAKEGLLVFLDQIRGPEERVGLIKFSSEVTHLLLLDEMRRNRAALVEQVQALEAGGDTALLDAVEFAYSQLQMLGDSERINAIVVMTDGKENNSRWTLPRLVDKMRRGNQSGVPVVVFCIAYGDDADMATLQEIAEATGGQARRGDPETIGQLYKILSTYF, from the coding sequence GTGAACCCACGAAGAACGCAAAGATCTGAGTGCGGTTGCCTCGCTGCTTCTCTCGTTGGCTTCGTGTCCTTGCTCGCTTTGATGGTAGCCGCTGGCTTTCTGCTATACAATCGGATCACCCCGAGCAGCGGGAACGAGGTCACACTACGGGTGGGTTACACCCCCGAGAAGGCAGCGCTTTTCGAGACCCTGGTTACTGACTTCGAGCGCACGAGACCACGCACCCCAGACGGCAAGCCGATCCGAATTCAGGCTACCAGGCTCGACCCAGATACTATGCTCAGCCAGGCTTTGCGCGGTGAGTTGGACGTGGTCAGCCCAGACTCTTCCATCTGGCTGAGCCAATTGGACGATGCCTGGTACGCCCAGGGTAACGAATTGCCCCTGGTCGGCGAAACCGTTCGCTATGCCGTCAGCCCAGTGGTGATCGCCATGTGGGAGGATGTGGCGCGTTCCCTCGGCTATCCCGACAAAGCGCTGGGATGGGGGGACATACTGGCCCGGGCCCAAAGTGACCCCCAGTTCCGGTGGAGTCATCCCAGCACGTCCTCAGCGAGCGGCCTTCTGGCCACCTTAGCCCAATTCTACGCCGGGGCGGAGAAAACCCGTGGACTGAGCGAAGAGGATGTTACAGCCCCAGCCACACTGAACTACGTCGGCGCGCTGGAGCGGACAGTACGCTACTACGGCGAGGGCGAATGGGCCATCATCGAACAAGTGCTCAGCCGGGGGCGAGAGTACCTGGACGCCTTCGTTGCCCAAGAGCAACTGGTCATCTATTTCAACCAGCGCAGTCGCGACAAACTCGTGGCCATTTACCCGATCGAAGGGACCATGTGGGAAGACCACCCCTTGGCCCTGCTCGAAAAGCCGGGGGTGACCATCGGTCAGCGTCAGGCTTTCCGCGTCCTATCTTCATTCCTGCTCTCCCACGATGTCCAGATGCGCATCTTATCTTTCGGCTACCGACCCACCGACCTGACCATCGCCTTAGACGATCCTTCTTCTCCTATCACCGCAGCGAACGGCGTGGACCCCACACAGCCTCAAACCACGCTGCAGGTTCCCAGCCCCGCGGTGGTGCAGGTCGTCCGCGATGCTTGGTACTACACCAAGCGCAAGACCAACGTGTACCTGGTGGCAGATGTCTCCGGCAGCATGGAGGGCGAGAAGTTAGCACAGGCCAAGGAAGGGCTCTTGGTCTTCCTGGATCAGATTCGCGGGCCAGAGGAACGGGTGGGCCTGATCAAATTCTCTTCCGAAGTCACGCATCTATTGCTGCTGGATGAGATGCGCAGAAACCGCGCCGCTTTGGTGGAACAAGTGCAGGCCCTCGAGGCAGGCGGTGATACGGCGCTATTGGATGCGGTTGAGTTCGCCTACTCGCAACTGCAAATGCTTGGCGATTCAGAGCGCATCAATGCCATCGTGGTGATGACCGATGGCAAAGAGAATAACTCCCGGTGGACGCTCCCCCGGTTGGTGGACAAAATGCGGAGGGGAAACCAGAGCGGGGTCCCCGTGGTCGTCTTCTGTATTGCCTATGGCGACGATGCGGACATGGCGACACTGCAGGAGATCGCCGAAGCCACTGGTGGTCAAGCCAGACGCGGCGATCCGGAGACCATCGGCCAACTTTACAAGATTCTGTCCACGTACTTCTAG